From Zingiber officinale cultivar Zhangliang chromosome 5B, Zo_v1.1, whole genome shotgun sequence, the proteins below share one genomic window:
- the LOC121985727 gene encoding uncharacterized protein LOC121985727 isoform X2, whose amino-acid sequence MPGTIQVSVLELVEPPSSTSPTAKTKPSFSLKVTSGKREYQTMGSGELSLPVVSLRENLVVMLYGSDGKLISRTEFKTISVVEKGRLDSSFPLEDGCIVNVTLRFLLSKEEQLRVHELRNSKLRRKHPELHDEDIEKNVHGEKARITWTANNVELKEERHEFSQSMHAGQDGQSSTTSSADAKKYSQGSLRTNSYEQNGVDEGQMTELAKGSVKERDIFQKESSDLQREHETISTSTIAAKETTTFRHKLEDQRSGKSSLSRSPISNVRTMISVFESNPSEGLQHNVSSNMSLVSKNQQGGSLKRISSEESIEKKFISQTMAKSFSAEMLSDIDLQNDQRFGRPHLLKKQEEKQHIDKATKLDAVAEKTYFSDFDQKVKNIGSEIVKGRADAYFFKARKDSSVAFQPNVSGASAGMKSDILQMDANDLDSDNSYTTDYYLPFDDKETLHSSVRTKPFRSETIKERKYSVSTEFKLNHNFGKDPASENSDDMLLRVYQEDVGKSRIIENVGNDVNLVMHGTENQNKSHGFLKGSEQSRSTFNQPFNIDNPCSTKTDQEFLYCRFCSGNCSEQVASWTLSESRELLYTQTERYVFDTFGIWVPRNLCITTGSKQLRTLLESCKICHGSLSMEEKIRAEAHEKATLSNDPSVAAMLSEHICYSLPKLGPEDVGASNLNGRLLAQGVRVIIVIIACGTLLLGTR is encoded by the exons ATGCCAGGCACCATCCAAGTCTCAG TTCTCGAATTGGTGGAACCCCCTTCCTCTACTTCGCCGACGGCGAagacgaagccttctttctctttgAAAG TTACCTCGGGGAAGAGAGAATATCAAACAATGGGCAGCGGGGAACTCTCACT CCCTGTTGTTTCTCTGAGAGAGAATCTAGTAGTCATGCTGTACGGTTCAGATGGGAAGTTGATTTCTCGAACAG AATTCAAGACCATCTCAGTGGTTGAAAAGGGGAGATTAGACAGTTCTTTTCCTCTTGAAGATGGTTGCATTGTCAATGTCACACTGAGATTCTTACTTAGCAAAGAGGAACAGTTAAGGGTCCATGAACTA AGAAATTCTAAACTCAGAAGGAAGCACCCGGAGTTGCATGATGAAGACATTGAGAAAAATGTTCATG GAGAGAAAGCTAGGATTACATGGACAGCTAATAATGTAGAACTTAAGGAGGAGAGACATGAGTTTAGTCAGTCAATGCATGCAGGCCAAG ATGGTCAATCAAGCACCACATCGTCTGCAGATGCTAAAAAATACTCCCAGGGCTCGCTTAGAACTAACAGCTATGAACAAAATGGAGTAGATGAAGGACAAATGACAGAGTTAGCCAAAGGAAGTGTTAAAGAAAGAGACATTTTCCAAAAAGAGAGTTCAGATCTTCAAAGGGAGCATGAAACAATCTCAACATCAACAATTGCTGCCAAGGAAACCACTACCTTCCGTCATAAACTGGAAGATCAAAGAAGTGGCAAAAGCTCATTGTCGAGAAGCCCAATAAGCAACGTGAGGACAATGATTAGTGTTTTTGAAAGTAATCCATCTGAG GGACTGCAGCATAATGTTAGTTCTAACATGTCACTCGTTAGCAAGAATCAGCAGGGAGGCTCTTTGAAGAGAATCTCATCCGAAGAAAGTATTGAGAAAAAATTCATTTCTCAAACAATGGCAAAATCATTTTCTGCAGAGATGCTTTCTGATATTGACTTGCAAAATGACCAAAGGTTTGGCAGACCACATCTCTTGAAGAAACAAGAAGAAAAACAGCACATCGATAAAGCTACCAAGCTGGACGCTGTGGCAGAGAAAACCTATTTTTCAGACTTCGATCAGAAGGTCAAGAATATAGGATCAG AGATTGTGAAAGGTAGGGCAGATGCTTACTTTTTCAAGGCAAGAAAAGATTCTTCTGTAGCATTCCAACCCAACGTTTCTGGTGCTAGTGCTGGAATGAAATCTGATATTCTGCAGATGGATGCCAATGATTTGGATTCAGATAACTCATACACTACGGATTATTATCTCCCTTTTGATGACAAAGAGACACTTCATTCAAGTGTTAGAACGAAGCCTTTTAGATCTGAAACTATTAAAGAGAGAAAATACAGTGTTTCCACTGAGTTTAAGTTAAATCATAACTTTGGTAAGGATCCAGCCTCTGAAAATTCTGATGATATGCTCCTGAGGGTATATCAAGAAGATGTTGGAAAATCCAGGATCATTGAGAATGTTGGAAATGATGTCAATCTAGTTATGCATGGAactgaaaatcaaaataaaagtcATGGCTTTTTGAAGGGAAGTGAGCAGTCAAGAAGTACATTCAATCAGCCTTTTAATATTGATAATCCTTGTAGTACAAAGACAGACCAGGAATTTTTGTACTGTAGATTCTGCAGTGGCAATTGTAGCGAGCAAGTAGCTTCTTGGACTTTATCTGAATCAAGAGAACTCCTATATACTCAAACTGAACGATATGTGTTCGATACATTTGGCATATGGGTTCCACGGAATTTATGCATTACCACAGGGAGTAAACAACTGAGGACTCTCCTTGAAAGTTGCAAGATTTGTCATGGTTCATTGTCCATGGAGGAAAAGATAAGAGCAGAAGCCCATGAAAAG GCAACGTTATCAAATGATCCATCTGTCGCAGCGATGCTGAGTGAGCATATCTGTTATAGCCTGCCAAAATTGGGCCCTGAAGATGTTGGCGCTTCAAATTTAAACGGAAGACTGCTTGCCCAG GGAGTACGAGTCATTATTGTGATCATTGCCTGTGGGACACTTCTGCTTGGAACCCGATAG
- the LOC121985727 gene encoding uncharacterized protein LOC121985727 isoform X1 — protein MPGTIQVSVLELVEPPSSTSPTAKTKPSFSLKVTSGKREYQTMGSGELSLPVVSLRENLVVMLYGSDGKLISRTEFKTISVVEKGRLDSSFPLEDGCIVNVTLRFLLSKEEQLRVHELRNSKLRRKHPELHDEDIEKNVHAAGEKARITWTANNVELKEERHEFSQSMHAGQDGQSSTTSSADAKKYSQGSLRTNSYEQNGVDEGQMTELAKGSVKERDIFQKESSDLQREHETISTSTIAAKETTTFRHKLEDQRSGKSSLSRSPISNVRTMISVFESNPSEGLQHNVSSNMSLVSKNQQGGSLKRISSEESIEKKFISQTMAKSFSAEMLSDIDLQNDQRFGRPHLLKKQEEKQHIDKATKLDAVAEKTYFSDFDQKVKNIGSEIVKGRADAYFFKARKDSSVAFQPNVSGASAGMKSDILQMDANDLDSDNSYTTDYYLPFDDKETLHSSVRTKPFRSETIKERKYSVSTEFKLNHNFGKDPASENSDDMLLRVYQEDVGKSRIIENVGNDVNLVMHGTENQNKSHGFLKGSEQSRSTFNQPFNIDNPCSTKTDQEFLYCRFCSGNCSEQVASWTLSESRELLYTQTERYVFDTFGIWVPRNLCITTGSKQLRTLLESCKICHGSLSMEEKIRAEAHEKATLSNDPSVAAMLSEHICYSLPKLGPEDVGASNLNGRLLAQGVRVIIVIIACGTLLLGTR, from the exons ATGCCAGGCACCATCCAAGTCTCAG TTCTCGAATTGGTGGAACCCCCTTCCTCTACTTCGCCGACGGCGAagacgaagccttctttctctttgAAAG TTACCTCGGGGAAGAGAGAATATCAAACAATGGGCAGCGGGGAACTCTCACT CCCTGTTGTTTCTCTGAGAGAGAATCTAGTAGTCATGCTGTACGGTTCAGATGGGAAGTTGATTTCTCGAACAG AATTCAAGACCATCTCAGTGGTTGAAAAGGGGAGATTAGACAGTTCTTTTCCTCTTGAAGATGGTTGCATTGTCAATGTCACACTGAGATTCTTACTTAGCAAAGAGGAACAGTTAAGGGTCCATGAACTA AGAAATTCTAAACTCAGAAGGAAGCACCCGGAGTTGCATGATGAAGACATTGAGAAAAATGTTCATG CTGCAGGAGAGAAAGCTAGGATTACATGGACAGCTAATAATGTAGAACTTAAGGAGGAGAGACATGAGTTTAGTCAGTCAATGCATGCAGGCCAAG ATGGTCAATCAAGCACCACATCGTCTGCAGATGCTAAAAAATACTCCCAGGGCTCGCTTAGAACTAACAGCTATGAACAAAATGGAGTAGATGAAGGACAAATGACAGAGTTAGCCAAAGGAAGTGTTAAAGAAAGAGACATTTTCCAAAAAGAGAGTTCAGATCTTCAAAGGGAGCATGAAACAATCTCAACATCAACAATTGCTGCCAAGGAAACCACTACCTTCCGTCATAAACTGGAAGATCAAAGAAGTGGCAAAAGCTCATTGTCGAGAAGCCCAATAAGCAACGTGAGGACAATGATTAGTGTTTTTGAAAGTAATCCATCTGAG GGACTGCAGCATAATGTTAGTTCTAACATGTCACTCGTTAGCAAGAATCAGCAGGGAGGCTCTTTGAAGAGAATCTCATCCGAAGAAAGTATTGAGAAAAAATTCATTTCTCAAACAATGGCAAAATCATTTTCTGCAGAGATGCTTTCTGATATTGACTTGCAAAATGACCAAAGGTTTGGCAGACCACATCTCTTGAAGAAACAAGAAGAAAAACAGCACATCGATAAAGCTACCAAGCTGGACGCTGTGGCAGAGAAAACCTATTTTTCAGACTTCGATCAGAAGGTCAAGAATATAGGATCAG AGATTGTGAAAGGTAGGGCAGATGCTTACTTTTTCAAGGCAAGAAAAGATTCTTCTGTAGCATTCCAACCCAACGTTTCTGGTGCTAGTGCTGGAATGAAATCTGATATTCTGCAGATGGATGCCAATGATTTGGATTCAGATAACTCATACACTACGGATTATTATCTCCCTTTTGATGACAAAGAGACACTTCATTCAAGTGTTAGAACGAAGCCTTTTAGATCTGAAACTATTAAAGAGAGAAAATACAGTGTTTCCACTGAGTTTAAGTTAAATCATAACTTTGGTAAGGATCCAGCCTCTGAAAATTCTGATGATATGCTCCTGAGGGTATATCAAGAAGATGTTGGAAAATCCAGGATCATTGAGAATGTTGGAAATGATGTCAATCTAGTTATGCATGGAactgaaaatcaaaataaaagtcATGGCTTTTTGAAGGGAAGTGAGCAGTCAAGAAGTACATTCAATCAGCCTTTTAATATTGATAATCCTTGTAGTACAAAGACAGACCAGGAATTTTTGTACTGTAGATTCTGCAGTGGCAATTGTAGCGAGCAAGTAGCTTCTTGGACTTTATCTGAATCAAGAGAACTCCTATATACTCAAACTGAACGATATGTGTTCGATACATTTGGCATATGGGTTCCACGGAATTTATGCATTACCACAGGGAGTAAACAACTGAGGACTCTCCTTGAAAGTTGCAAGATTTGTCATGGTTCATTGTCCATGGAGGAAAAGATAAGAGCAGAAGCCCATGAAAAG GCAACGTTATCAAATGATCCATCTGTCGCAGCGATGCTGAGTGAGCATATCTGTTATAGCCTGCCAAAATTGGGCCCTGAAGATGTTGGCGCTTCAAATTTAAACGGAAGACTGCTTGCCCAG GGAGTACGAGTCATTATTGTGATCATTGCCTGTGGGACACTTCTGCTTGGAACCCGATAG
- the LOC121985727 gene encoding uncharacterized protein LOC121985727 isoform X3, with translation MPGTIQVSVLELVEPPSSTSPTAKTKPSFSLKVTSGKREYQTMGSGELSLPVVSLRENLVVMLYGSDGKLISRTEFKTISVVEKGRLDSSFPLEDGCIVNVTLRFLLSKEEQLRVHELRNSKLRRKHPELHDEDIEKNVHDGQSSTTSSADAKKYSQGSLRTNSYEQNGVDEGQMTELAKGSVKERDIFQKESSDLQREHETISTSTIAAKETTTFRHKLEDQRSGKSSLSRSPISNVRTMISVFESNPSEGLQHNVSSNMSLVSKNQQGGSLKRISSEESIEKKFISQTMAKSFSAEMLSDIDLQNDQRFGRPHLLKKQEEKQHIDKATKLDAVAEKTYFSDFDQKVKNIGSEIVKGRADAYFFKARKDSSVAFQPNVSGASAGMKSDILQMDANDLDSDNSYTTDYYLPFDDKETLHSSVRTKPFRSETIKERKYSVSTEFKLNHNFGKDPASENSDDMLLRVYQEDVGKSRIIENVGNDVNLVMHGTENQNKSHGFLKGSEQSRSTFNQPFNIDNPCSTKTDQEFLYCRFCSGNCSEQVASWTLSESRELLYTQTERYVFDTFGIWVPRNLCITTGSKQLRTLLESCKICHGSLSMEEKIRAEAHEKATLSNDPSVAAMLSEHICYSLPKLGPEDVGASNLNGRLLAQGVRVIIVIIACGTLLLGTR, from the exons ATGCCAGGCACCATCCAAGTCTCAG TTCTCGAATTGGTGGAACCCCCTTCCTCTACTTCGCCGACGGCGAagacgaagccttctttctctttgAAAG TTACCTCGGGGAAGAGAGAATATCAAACAATGGGCAGCGGGGAACTCTCACT CCCTGTTGTTTCTCTGAGAGAGAATCTAGTAGTCATGCTGTACGGTTCAGATGGGAAGTTGATTTCTCGAACAG AATTCAAGACCATCTCAGTGGTTGAAAAGGGGAGATTAGACAGTTCTTTTCCTCTTGAAGATGGTTGCATTGTCAATGTCACACTGAGATTCTTACTTAGCAAAGAGGAACAGTTAAGGGTCCATGAACTA AGAAATTCTAAACTCAGAAGGAAGCACCCGGAGTTGCATGATGAAGACATTGAGAAAAATGTTCATG ATGGTCAATCAAGCACCACATCGTCTGCAGATGCTAAAAAATACTCCCAGGGCTCGCTTAGAACTAACAGCTATGAACAAAATGGAGTAGATGAAGGACAAATGACAGAGTTAGCCAAAGGAAGTGTTAAAGAAAGAGACATTTTCCAAAAAGAGAGTTCAGATCTTCAAAGGGAGCATGAAACAATCTCAACATCAACAATTGCTGCCAAGGAAACCACTACCTTCCGTCATAAACTGGAAGATCAAAGAAGTGGCAAAAGCTCATTGTCGAGAAGCCCAATAAGCAACGTGAGGACAATGATTAGTGTTTTTGAAAGTAATCCATCTGAG GGACTGCAGCATAATGTTAGTTCTAACATGTCACTCGTTAGCAAGAATCAGCAGGGAGGCTCTTTGAAGAGAATCTCATCCGAAGAAAGTATTGAGAAAAAATTCATTTCTCAAACAATGGCAAAATCATTTTCTGCAGAGATGCTTTCTGATATTGACTTGCAAAATGACCAAAGGTTTGGCAGACCACATCTCTTGAAGAAACAAGAAGAAAAACAGCACATCGATAAAGCTACCAAGCTGGACGCTGTGGCAGAGAAAACCTATTTTTCAGACTTCGATCAGAAGGTCAAGAATATAGGATCAG AGATTGTGAAAGGTAGGGCAGATGCTTACTTTTTCAAGGCAAGAAAAGATTCTTCTGTAGCATTCCAACCCAACGTTTCTGGTGCTAGTGCTGGAATGAAATCTGATATTCTGCAGATGGATGCCAATGATTTGGATTCAGATAACTCATACACTACGGATTATTATCTCCCTTTTGATGACAAAGAGACACTTCATTCAAGTGTTAGAACGAAGCCTTTTAGATCTGAAACTATTAAAGAGAGAAAATACAGTGTTTCCACTGAGTTTAAGTTAAATCATAACTTTGGTAAGGATCCAGCCTCTGAAAATTCTGATGATATGCTCCTGAGGGTATATCAAGAAGATGTTGGAAAATCCAGGATCATTGAGAATGTTGGAAATGATGTCAATCTAGTTATGCATGGAactgaaaatcaaaataaaagtcATGGCTTTTTGAAGGGAAGTGAGCAGTCAAGAAGTACATTCAATCAGCCTTTTAATATTGATAATCCTTGTAGTACAAAGACAGACCAGGAATTTTTGTACTGTAGATTCTGCAGTGGCAATTGTAGCGAGCAAGTAGCTTCTTGGACTTTATCTGAATCAAGAGAACTCCTATATACTCAAACTGAACGATATGTGTTCGATACATTTGGCATATGGGTTCCACGGAATTTATGCATTACCACAGGGAGTAAACAACTGAGGACTCTCCTTGAAAGTTGCAAGATTTGTCATGGTTCATTGTCCATGGAGGAAAAGATAAGAGCAGAAGCCCATGAAAAG GCAACGTTATCAAATGATCCATCTGTCGCAGCGATGCTGAGTGAGCATATCTGTTATAGCCTGCCAAAATTGGGCCCTGAAGATGTTGGCGCTTCAAATTTAAACGGAAGACTGCTTGCCCAG GGAGTACGAGTCATTATTGTGATCATTGCCTGTGGGACACTTCTGCTTGGAACCCGATAG
- the LOC121985728 gene encoding protein REVERSION-TO-ETHYLENE SENSITIVITY1-like codes for MSPRLVTSIEIEAVNADEDIRDTQRLNTLWPLDQVDPKKAKFPCCIVWTPLPIVSWLAPFIGHVGIGREDGNVLDFAGSNFVNVDNFAYGAVARYLQLDREQCCFPPNLSAHTCKQPYRHAELGTAISWDDTLQSNMQHFQHKYYNLFTCNCHVFVAACLNQLAYRGSVHWNMLNVAALILWKGQWVDGMSVFRSFSPFTAVLFVGILVAGWPFLIGMAAFSSLLIGWFIVWTYCIKISD; via the exons ATGTCGCCAAGGCTAGTTACATCGATAGAGATTGAAGCTGTTAATGCTGATGAAGATATCAGGGATACCCAGAGGTTGAATACGCTATGGCCACTTGATCAAGTGGATCCTAAGAAGGCTAAGTTTCCTTGCTGCATAGTCTGGACTCCTCTTCCGATAGTTTCATGGTTGGCACCTTTTATTGGCCATGTTGGAATTGGTCGTGAAGATGGGAATGTTTTGGATTTTGCTGGTTCCAATTTTGTGAATGTGGACAATTTTGCATATGGTGCTGTTGCCAGATATCTTCAACTTGACAGGGAAcag TGCTGTTTTCCACCTAATTTATCGGCACATACATGTAAGCAGCCATACAGACACGCCGAACTAGGGACTGCAATCTCATGGGACGACACGCTACAATCAAATATGCAGCACTTCCAGCACAAATACTATAACCTCTTCACCTGCAACTGTCATGTCTTTGTTGCTGCCTGCCTGAATCAGCTGGCATATCGTGGTTCTGTGCACTGGAACATGTTAAACGTGGCTGCTCTCATCCTCTGGAAAGGGCAGTGGGTGGATGGCATGTCAGTCTTCAGATCATTCTCCCCCTTCACAGCAGTGCTCTTCGTGGGGATCTTGGTGGCCGGCTGGCCGTTCCTGATTGGAATGGCAGCATTTTCTTCTCTCCTGATCGGGTGGTTCATTGTCTGGACTTACTGCATTAAGATTTCAGATTGA